The candidate division WOR-3 bacterium region CCTGAAATTGAAAAAAGCCTTGAAAAATTAGAAATAGTTGCAAGGGAAGAGGAAGCTTTAAAAACAGCCTTAAAGGAAAAAATTTATATATGGGAAATGAAGGGATTTAAAATTGATAGACTCAAAAAACTTATAGGAGTGAAAGACTTGCAGATTTTAAAAGAAGAATACAGAAAATTTATCAGCGATGTTACAAAACTGATTGAGTATCAAAAAATTTATGGTGAAATAGGAGTTCAAGATATAGAAATTGAAAAAGCTCTTTTTGATCCTGATAGGGTCTTTGAGGTTGAAAAATGGATAGAAGAAATAAAGAGTCGGGTTTCAAAAAAAGAAGAGCCAATAATTTTAGAAGAAGCAATAAAGGAAACTGAAGAAATTGAAGAAGTTATAGAAGTAAAAGAAGAAGAAAAAGTATTTATAATTGAATCTGAGTATAACAGGAATGTTCTTGAAGAAATAAAAAAACAAGCAAGAGAAGGTAAGCCTGAGATTCTACTTATCTTCTCTCAGGGAAGAAGGGGACTTTCAACTCATCTTCTTTATGCTTATGAAATAAATAAAGAAAAGAAAAAAGTTTTTTACCACTCAAATGACATATCGGATTTATTCTTTGAAGAAGAAAGTAAACTTAATACAATTTTTAAAGATTATAATTTTATTGTGATAGATGATGCGGAAATATTTTTTGACGTTGAGGATTTAAGAGATAAAATTTTACCTTTAATTATAGAAGAAAAAAATAAGGGAAAAAAATTTTTAATAGGAATAAAGAAAAATCCTGAAGAAATCTATTTACCAGAAAAATACAAAAAATTATTTGAATCTTCAAAAAATGTTTCTTTAAAAAAACCAGATAAAAAAATACTTGAAGAAATTTTAAAGGAAAAAATAAAAAAAGAAAACTTGAATTTCGATGAAAATCTGAAAGAAGAAATTCTTAATAAAGATTTTTTTGATTTAAAAGAATTTGAAGATTATCTTGAGGAAACTCAGAAAAAAATTGAAAATAGAGTAAAAAAAGAAGAAATTGAAAAAATTCTAAAGGGAATCTCAGTTAATGAGAAAAGTAATATGATTTTTGATATTGAAATAATAGAAGAAAGAATTTTTGAGGATTACCCATGAGAGGTTCTCTTAAAGAGGTGCCTTTTTCTGATGTGGTTCAGTTGATGGTTATGGGTAAAAAAACAGGAAGGTTATCAGTAACAAATGGAGAAGATTTTTTAGAACTATATTTTAAAGGGGGAATAGTAATATATGGTAAAATGGTTAATAGACCTGAGAGAATAGGGGAAATTCTTTTAGCGAAAGGAATAATTGATGAGGAAAAGTTAAAAGAAGCCAAATCACTTGTTGAAAAAGGAAAACCAAATATAGGAAGTGCTCTTTTAGAACTTAATGTTCCAGAAAAGGAAATTAAAAAAACCTATGAAGAGGAAATTAAAAAATTTGTTGCCAATGCAATTTCATGGAATGATGGATATTTTAACTTTGAACCTGATGAATTTCCAAAGGAAAGACCTGTTGTTTCTATTGATCCTTCTTATCTACTTTTAGAATCTGCAAGAACCTTTGATGAATGGCGAAAAATAGAAGATATTATTCCATCCTTAAATGAAATATGTCTTTTAAAAGACAAAACCTATGAGCCAAAAGATGAAAAAGAAGCTAAAATTATTGAACGAATTGATGAAAAAAAAACTGTAAAAGAAATTTTAGAGGAAACAGGTGAAAATCTCTTTGACCTTGCTGAGGCTTTTAAAAATCTCCTCTTAAAAGGGGTTATAGAAACAAAAGAAAAAATTGAAAAGGAAGAAGTTTCAAAAGCAAAAATTCTTGAACATATAAACTTAGGGTATGCCTTTTTAAAAACAGGATTATTGGAAGAGGCTGAAAGAGAATTTAAAAGACTCAATGAACTTGCTCCCCATAAACCAGAAGGTTATTTTTATTTAGGGCTTCTTTTTATTTATAAAAAGGAGTTCGAAAAAGCAATTTCTTATCTAAATGAAGCATTAAAATTAGACCCACTTAATCCAAAAATACTTAACAATTTGCTTTATATTTACCTCGAAACTAAAAGGTTAGAGGAAGCAGAAAAAATTATAAAAGAGCTAGATGAAAGCAAAATTGATGATGAAAGATTCTTACTTAATAAGGCAATTTATTTTGAAAAAATTGGGGAAAAAGAAAAGTCAGAGGAAATAATAAGAGCATTAATGAAGGAAAAATCTTTCTTAAAAACACCTTATATTCTTCTTGCTCAGAAACTTTATAATGAAAAAAAGTTTCTTCAGGTTATAGAGATACTTTCAATAATAAAAGGCTATGATCCGAAAAATCCTGAAGTTAATTATGGTCTCGGTTTATCATACAGAGCTTTAGGGAAAATAAAGGAAGCTGAAGAATTTTTGAAAAATGCTATGAAACTATCTCCATCAAATATAAAGTATAAACTCGCCCTTGCTGATTTTTATTACGAAAAGGGAAAATTTGATGAATGTAAAAATCTATACACACAAGTTTTATCAATTGATAAACTCAACAAGGAAGCCTTATTCAGAATGGGAAATATTTATTTAAAAGAAGGTAAATACGAAAATGCTCTTAAATATTTTGAAGAGATCTTAAAAATTGAACCTGAAAACAGAGTGGTAAAAAGAAATGTTGAAATTATCAGAAAAACTATTAATGTTTGATTTAAAAAGTATAAAAGAAATAATACTTGAAAAAACAGGTATTGATTTATCCTATTACAGAGATAGTTACCTTGAAAGAAGAATAAGAGTAAGGATGAGGAAAAGCGGGTTTTCAAATTTTTTCGATTATATTGAAAAACTGGAAAGTGATTTTGAAGAAAGAAAAAAATTTATAGATGAAATAGGAATAAATGTATCATACTTTTTCAGAAATAAAACTACCTTTGAAGAGATAAGAAGGTTAATTATACCTGAGTTAAGAAATAGAAAAACAATTAATATATGGAGTGCTGGATGTGCTTCTGGAGAAGAACCTTATTCCTTAGCTATAATTTTAAATGAAGAAAAAATAGAAAACTACAAAATATTGGCAACGGATATTGATAGTGAAATAATTGAAAAGGCAAAAGAAGGGATTTATTCCCCTGATAAGTTTATTGAAACACCTAAGGAATTTATTGAAAAATATTTTTCTAAAATAAATGAAAAATATAAAATAGTTGAGTATTTGAAAAAAAATATTACATTTTTTCTTCATGATGTAATAAAAAAACCACCACTTTTTAATTTTGACCTCGTTCTTTGCAGAAATGTTGTTATATATTTTATTAAGGATAAACAAAAAATTGTATTCGAAAATCTATATAATAGCCTGAAAAAAGGGGGGTTTCTTGTTCTTGGTAAAACAGAATTCCTTCCCTTTGAATTTAATGATAAATTTGATTACATTTCAAAATCTGAAAGAATATTGAAAAAATTATGAAAGAAGAAAAATTTTTTATTCCTGTTTTGGATACAAATTACGAGGAAAGTTACAATTTAAGTTATCCAGAATGGAGAATAAAATTTGAGAAATTATTACAGGAAATGGAAAAGGGAAATCTAAGATATATATATTTAGGAGCAAATACTTCCTTTTTCCTTAGATTTTATAAAGAAAACATTTTAGAAGAAATTAAAATAAATCTTCCCCTTAGATTAAAAAAAATTGGTTTAAACACACTTTATTACTTTATTCCAGTAAATGTTATTGATTCCTTTTCCTTGATTTTAAACTTTAAAATTATTTTTGAAGAATTGAAGGAAAGTTTTTCAGGAGAAAGAACACTTTACTTGCCTTATATAAATAAACTTCCTAAAGGATTTTTAGCACTTTTAAAGGGATTTGGCATAGAATTCATATTTTCAAGAGTTCCTGTAAAAAGACCCTACTTAATAAGGAATGATATTGAAAATGATATAAAAATAGTTAATGTTTCTTCTGACTCAAAAATTGTATTTCTTGATTCCTTTCTAATAAATGAAGATATAAGTAAAAATTTATTCTCTATTGAAGAGATAACATCAAGTATTCCTGATAAGGGTGAATTGTATGAATTTAAATCAGAAGTCAAAATCAAGAAAAGTTTTCCATATTTTAAAAAACTTGAAGAAGTTATTTTTAAATACCATATTTTAAACACAGTATTAAAAATTGAAAATCCTAATATTTCAAATTATTATATTAAAGAAAAAATAAAAAATTTTTTAACCCTCTATAATTCAGAAAATATCGAACTTTTAAAGGAAGAAATAAGGGAAATAAAG contains the following coding sequences:
- a CDS encoding DnaA/Hda family protein; translation: MTLLNPRFTFKNFVEYKGNRMAKRALETIIEDPLVFNPVFIYSEPGMGKTHLVTALTHRLREKNIKDIFLIPKEFEKNYEKIYDFKKGFLIIDNFENFSKIKSEIIEEFTNNFEILLANEVEIILSSSVPYNELKDLPFELLSRIKGGLLIEILPPDEEDIKIIIKEKLIKRGIELEERFINLISRKNYKNIREIEGDINKIFLRFISKEKIEEKDIEEITGISLPILFFSDIIPEIEKSLEKLEIVAREEEALKTALKEKIYIWEMKGFKIDRLKKLIGVKDLQILKEEYRKFISDVTKLIEYQKIYGEIGVQDIEIEKALFDPDRVFEVEKWIEEIKSRVSKKEEPIILEEAIKETEEIEEVIEVKEEEKVFIIESEYNRNVLEEIKKQAREGKPEILLIFSQGRRGLSTHLLYAYEINKEKKKVFYHSNDISDLFFEEESKLNTIFKDYNFIVIDDAEIFFDVEDLRDKILPLIIEEKNKGKKFLIGIKKNPEEIYLPEKYKKLFESSKNVSLKKPDKKILEEILKEKIKKENLNFDENLKEEILNKDFFDLKEFEDYLEETQKKIENRVKKEEIEKILKGISVNEKSNMIFDIEIIEERIFEDYP
- a CDS encoding tetratricopeptide repeat protein, translated to MRGSLKEVPFSDVVQLMVMGKKTGRLSVTNGEDFLELYFKGGIVIYGKMVNRPERIGEILLAKGIIDEEKLKEAKSLVEKGKPNIGSALLELNVPEKEIKKTYEEEIKKFVANAISWNDGYFNFEPDEFPKERPVVSIDPSYLLLESARTFDEWRKIEDIIPSLNEICLLKDKTYEPKDEKEAKIIERIDEKKTVKEILEETGENLFDLAEAFKNLLLKGVIETKEKIEKEEVSKAKILEHINLGYAFLKTGLLEEAEREFKRLNELAPHKPEGYFYLGLLFIYKKEFEKAISYLNEALKLDPLNPKILNNLLYIYLETKRLEEAEKIIKELDESKIDDERFLLNKAIYFEKIGEKEKSEEIIRALMKEKSFLKTPYILLAQKLYNEKKFLQVIEILSIIKGYDPKNPEVNYGLGLSYRALGKIKEAEEFLKNAMKLSPSNIKYKLALADFYYEKGKFDECKNLYTQVLSIDKLNKEALFRMGNIYLKEGKYENALKYFEEILKIEPENRVVKRNVEIIRKTINV
- a CDS encoding protein-glutamate O-methyltransferase CheR; the encoded protein is MFDLKSIKEIILEKTGIDLSYYRDSYLERRIRVRMRKSGFSNFFDYIEKLESDFEERKKFIDEIGINVSYFFRNKTTFEEIRRLIIPELRNRKTINIWSAGCASGEEPYSLAIILNEEKIENYKILATDIDSEIIEKAKEGIYSPDKFIETPKEFIEKYFSKINEKYKIVEYLKKNITFFLHDVIKKPPLFNFDLVLCRNVVIYFIKDKQKIVFENLYNSLKKGGFLVLGKTEFLPFEFNDKFDYISKSERILKKL